Within Raineyella sp. W15-4, the genomic segment CGCCAAGATCAAGCCGACCGCACCGCAGGCGCTCTACTACGGTGGTGAGCACCCGGTGAGCTCGCTGCTGACCAAGCAGATGAAGGACGCCGGCCTGAAGATCCCGCTGATGGGCGGCGACGGCATGTACGACCCGGCCTACATCACCAACGGTGGTACGGCCACCGAGGGTGACCTGGTGACCTCGGTCGGTGCCCCCGCCGAGTCCCTGCCGTCGGCCCAGAAGTTCGTCAGTGACTACCAGGCTGCCGGCTACTCCAGCGGCTTCTCGACCTACGGCCTGTACGCGTACGACGCCGCCAATGCGATCATCAACTCGCTCAAGGTGTCGCTGCCCACCGCGAGCGACGCCTCCGCCGCCCGCCAGCCCACGGTCGCCGCTCTCGACAAGGTCAGCTTCGAGGGGGCCAGCGGCAATGTGGCGTTCGACGAGTTCGGCGACAACAAGACCCGCGTGCTGACGGTCTACAAGGTCGAGAACGGGAAGTGGGTGCCGAACAAGACCGGCGAGTTCAAGTAGGCCGGACCGGCACACCTCTCGTACTTCGCACCTCTTTCCCCGTTTCCCCGCCGGGGGTGGTCCCGGGCCGATCGGCCCGGGACCACCCCCGGTCGGAGGGCGCACGGTACGGCGACTCCACCCCCGGTCGCCGGGAAGGCACATGATGGATCTCTTCCTCCAACAACTCGTGAACGGGCTGTCCCTGGGCGCCCTCTACGCGCTCATCGCCGTCGGCTACACCGTGGTGTACGGCATCGTCCAGCTGATCAACTTCGCCCACGGCGAGATCTTCATGGTGGGCGCCTTCGGTGCGTACACCACCTGGGTGGTGCTCGGCCGTCCGACCAACCTGGCCCTGGGCGAGGCTCTCGGCGTGGTGCTGCCGCTGATGATCCTGGGCGGCGTGGTCGTGTCGGTGACCGTCGCGCTGCTGATGGAGCGGCTCGCCTATCGCCCGCTGCGCGGCGCCCCGCGGCTGGCCCCGCTGATCACCGCGATCGGCATCTCGATCAGCCTGCAGGAGATCGTGCGCGTCTTCTTCGGCCGGATCCCCGGCTTCCCCGACTCGCGGCAGAACGTCGCCTTCCCGACCATCCAGGGCATCTCCGGCGCCTCCACGCAGATCGGTGACGTGCAGGTGCCGAACTCGGCCATCTTCACCCTTGTCGCCCTGGCCGTCTGCACCGCCTTCCTGTGGTACTTCGTGAACCGTACGGCCATCGGCCGGGCCATGCAGGCGACCAGCCAGGACCCTGACACCGCCCGGCTGATGGGCATCAACGTCGATCGGGCGATCATCACCGCCTTCGGCCTCGGGGCGGTGCTCGCCGCCATCGCCGGTGTCGCCCACGGGCTGCGCTACAACGCGATCGACTTCCAGATGGGGTTCCTGGCCGGCATGAAGGCCTTCACCGCCGCCGTCCTCGGCGGCATCGGCAACATCAACGGTGCCGTCGTCGGCGGGCTCGTGCTGGGGGTGGCCGAGTCGATGGCTACCACCTTCATCCCGGGCCAGTTCGGCGGCTCGGCGTGGAAGGACGTGTGGGCCTTCGTGATCCTGATTCTGGTCCTTGTCTTCCGGCCTCAGGGCCTGCTCGGCGCGAAGGTGGTGGATCGGGCATGACCACCACCTCCTCCTCCGACGCCGGGTTCGCCGCTGCGGCGGCCGGCGCCCAGACCGCGACCACGGTCGACACCGCCGCCCGGGCCCGGGCCACCGGCGGCGGGCCCGCCCCGACGCCCGGTGCCCCGGAGCGGCGCTGGTCGCGGTTCGCGCCGGCCGGCCGGGTCGCCGCCGTTGTCGGCGCCCTGCTGCTGATCGGCACTCCCTACCTGCCGTGGGCGTACGCGCCCGAGGCGCTCGACGACATGACCTACACCGGCGGGCCGTCCGGGCTGCAGCTGTTCTCCCTCATCGGCGGCGTGACGTTGCTGGTCCTGCTGCTCGCCCCCTTTCCTGCCCGGCGCTTCCTGCACGGTCGCAAGCAGGACCGGGTCAACTGGAACCGCGGCGCCCGTGCCGCGGCGATCGGCGCCACCGTCTACCTGGCGGTGATCCTCGCCGCCATCGCGCTCGAGCTCGGCGGCCTGGTCAACGTGCAGCCGGGCGGTTGGCTGGCATTCTTCGGCGCCGGCCTCGCCCTCGCCGGGACGCTGCCCCTGCCGCGGGGGGTCACCCCGACCCTGCAGTGGGTGCGGTCGCCGCACTGGTTGCAGATCCTCGGCATCGTGGCGTCCATGGCCGGGGTGCTCCTCGCCGCAGCGTACGGCCTGGGACAGGACGACGGCGGGTCGTTCATCGCCTTCGCCGTCTTCCTCGGCTCGGCGATCTATCTGATCAAGGACAGCGGCGTCCTCGGTTGGCTCAGCACCGCCGCCGCGCAGAACCGCAAGGTGCTCGTGCTGTCGGCGTTCGTCACCGCCTTCGCGTTCCCGTTCACCCAGAACGGGTCGGACGCCAACATGTCGATCGCCTCACAGGTGCTGATCTTCGCGGCGACCGCGATGGGCCTCAACATCGTCGTCGGGCTGGCGGGTCTGCTCGACCTCGGCTACATCGCCTTCCTCGGCGCTGGCGCCTTCACCGCCGCCACCCTGTCCACGTCCGCCTTCGCGACGATCAACTGGCATCCGCCGTTCATCGTCGTGGTGCTGATCTCCGGCGCAGTCTCCGCGACGCTGGGCCTGATCATCGGATCCCCCACCCTGCGGGTCTCCGGTGACTACCTGGCCATCGTCACACTCGCCTTCGGCGAGATCTTCCGGATCACCATGAACAACCTCGACGGTCAGGACGGCCCGAACCTGACTCACGGCTCCAACGGCATCCCCGGCATCCCGAACCTGGCGATCTTCGGCTTCGACTTCGGCAAGCCGCACGACATCCTCGGCGTGACCATCGGGCGGTTCTCGAACTACTACTGGCTGATGCTGCTGGTGCTCGGCCTGATCATCCTGGTCTTCACCAATCTCAACCACTCCCGGATCGGCCGCGGCTGGGTCGCCATCCGCGAGGACGAACGGGCCGCCGAGGCGATGGGCGTCAACGTGTTCGGGCTGAAGCTGCTGGCGTTCGCCGGCGGCGCATTCCTGGCCGGCGTCGCCGGGGCGGTCAAGGCGCACCAGGACGTCTCGGTCACCCCCGACCAGTACATCTTCATGGAGTCCGCGTTCCTCGTCGCCGGCATCGTGCTGGGCGGCATGGGCACCGTCGGCGGAGTGCTCGTCGGCGCCTCGATCCTGAAGCTGTTGCCGGAGAAGCTGCGCTTCTTCCAGGACTACCGGCTGTTGATGTTCGGCATCCTGCTGGTGGTGATGATGCGGATCCGGCCCGAGGGCCTGATGCCGGATGAGCGCCGCCAGTTGGAGTTCCACGACGAGGACGAGGAGCTGGCCGATGAGATCGGCGAGGACCTCGAACACCACGTCGTGCCGTCCCTGGCGGGCGCCCAGGCCGTTCCCGAGCGAAGGAAGGACCACCGATGACCAGCACCACACTCGAGACCGGCCCCGCCGGCGCCGCGGCGGCCGGGGAGCCGGTGACGCTGCTGGACGCCCGGCAGGTGACCATGCAGTTCGGCGGTCTGACGGCCGTCAACAAGGTCGACCTGACCGTGCACACCGGCGAGATCATGGGGCTGATCGGCCCCAACGGGGCGGGCAAGACGACGTTCTTCAACTGCCTGACCGGGATGTACAAGCCGACCTCCGGTGAGGTGCGGCTGGACGGAGAGGTGCTGCCGCCGAAGCCCCGCCGGGTAGCGATGGCCGGCGTGGCCCGTACGTTCCAGAACATCCGGCTGTTCCAGAACATGACTGCGCTGGAGAACGTGATGGTCGGCCGGTACTGCCGGACCCGGACCAACGCCCTCGACGCCGTCTTCCGGCTGCCACGGCACCGCCGCGAGGAGGTCGAGACCCGCGAACACGCCCTGAAGTGGCTCGAGTTCGTCGGGCTGGCGGGCTCCGGCGACGCGCTGGCCCGTAACCTGCCGTACGGTGACCAGCGCCGGCTGGAGATCGCCCGGGCATTGGCCACCGATCCGAAGCTGTTGCTGCTGGACGAGCCGACCGCCGGGATGAACCCGCAGGAGACCCGGGATGCGGAGGCCCTGATCACCCGGATCAGGGGGCTCGGCCTGGCGATCCTGGTGATCGAACACGACATGCGGTTCATCTTCAGCCTCTGCGACCGGGTCACCTGTTTGGTCCGCGGCGAGGTGCTGGTCGCGGGGGACCCGGCGACCGTCCAGAACGACCCCCGGGTGATCGAGGCCTACATCGGATCAGCGGTGGAGGACGACGAGGACACGGGTCCCGCGGCGGACACCGACGCGGCGGCTGCGGGCGCCACGGCTGCGGGCGCCACGG encodes:
- a CDS encoding branched-chain amino acid ABC transporter permease encodes the protein MDLFLQQLVNGLSLGALYALIAVGYTVVYGIVQLINFAHGEIFMVGAFGAYTTWVVLGRPTNLALGEALGVVLPLMILGGVVVSVTVALLMERLAYRPLRGAPRLAPLITAIGISISLQEIVRVFFGRIPGFPDSRQNVAFPTIQGISGASTQIGDVQVPNSAIFTLVALAVCTAFLWYFVNRTAIGRAMQATSQDPDTARLMGINVDRAIITAFGLGAVLAAIAGVAHGLRYNAIDFQMGFLAGMKAFTAAVLGGIGNINGAVVGGLVLGVAESMATTFIPGQFGGSAWKDVWAFVILILVLVFRPQGLLGAKVVDRA
- a CDS encoding ABC transporter ATP-binding protein, with the protein product MTSTTLETGPAGAAAAGEPVTLLDARQVTMQFGGLTAVNKVDLTVHTGEIMGLIGPNGAGKTTFFNCLTGMYKPTSGEVRLDGEVLPPKPRRVAMAGVARTFQNIRLFQNMTALENVMVGRYCRTRTNALDAVFRLPRHRREEVETREHALKWLEFVGLAGSGDALARNLPYGDQRRLEIARALATDPKLLLLDEPTAGMNPQETRDAEALITRIRGLGLAILVIEHDMRFIFSLCDRVTCLVRGEVLVAGDPATVQNDPRVIEAYIGSAVEDDEDTGPAADTDAAAAGATAAGATAADTAPDSPPSGRVPPPSRPLLEMPPNAASRHTQPQSERAEDDHA
- a CDS encoding branched-chain amino acid ABC transporter permease, whose protein sequence is MTTTSSSDAGFAAAAAGAQTATTVDTAARARATGGGPAPTPGAPERRWSRFAPAGRVAAVVGALLLIGTPYLPWAYAPEALDDMTYTGGPSGLQLFSLIGGVTLLVLLLAPFPARRFLHGRKQDRVNWNRGARAAAIGATVYLAVILAAIALELGGLVNVQPGGWLAFFGAGLALAGTLPLPRGVTPTLQWVRSPHWLQILGIVASMAGVLLAAAYGLGQDDGGSFIAFAVFLGSAIYLIKDSGVLGWLSTAAAQNRKVLVLSAFVTAFAFPFTQNGSDANMSIASQVLIFAATAMGLNIVVGLAGLLDLGYIAFLGAGAFTAATLSTSAFATINWHPPFIVVVLISGAVSATLGLIIGSPTLRVSGDYLAIVTLAFGEIFRITMNNLDGQDGPNLTHGSNGIPGIPNLAIFGFDFGKPHDILGVTIGRFSNYYWLMLLVLGLIILVFTNLNHSRIGRGWVAIREDERAAEAMGVNVFGLKLLAFAGGAFLAGVAGAVKAHQDVSVTPDQYIFMESAFLVAGIVLGGMGTVGGVLVGASILKLLPEKLRFFQDYRLLMFGILLVVMMRIRPEGLMPDERRQLEFHDEDEELADEIGEDLEHHVVPSLAGAQAVPERRKDHR